One genomic window of Silurus meridionalis isolate SWU-2019-XX chromosome 22, ASM1480568v1, whole genome shotgun sequence includes the following:
- the mrtfbb gene encoding myocardin-related transcription factor B isoform X2 — MACIEVETPTVCRVLQLRLQQRRTREQLVDQGIMPPLKTPAAFHEQIRSLERARTENFLKHKISSRPKRAELVRMHILQETQAEPSLQATQMKLKRARLADDLNEKIAQRPGPMELVEKKILPVDSTVKKTIIESEVKDQKTPDVYNFDENSNEALSPDDPTSQESQCSVPSPREAKLPEISSATLTADSNLQSCPPTTQSSELLSQTSAEDQTNTQHITPAQPVTTVPPPKPGHTLVKQSQPRLPGEKSRSKKTKEPKPRVKKLKYHLYIPPDQKQELSEPPMDSTYARLLQQQQQFLHLQILSQQQQHYNYQTILPAPASFRPLPKVQSSCSNVAMGNSQTLLPGAASGLGNNSTNNRKPGFLPANLDEMKVAELKIELKLRGLPVSGTKTDLIERLKPHQGSYKVTSTQQTEMNGVTAPPSSQKTESISMTPPVSPVHSEVSTASMEESSDSKALAAISPSIMKTEDTSMDATVPDKDQSLYEKERQIEELIRKLEQEQRLVEELKMQLEVEKRNQQGAQQHGELETLTRIKEEHDVSSSCSSMVEKEELKSQGQVQNFYIAVQGVQASQTILGNQSEQHLHLPQTQPVLQTTVSVLAQTESAAFQQPGNPTQNAPQIISVCSTSGSGLQLGQKQEQQRSEALQSCSPGHSPPNGFTTKPTSPCQPTYILPPSPFRNHHSPKNKDPPRYEEAVKQTRALQATVQIPTAVSQHMDDLFDVLIESGEISPLLQHDALSPDKHLPVTASVTTLPISTALSRPPPQVHVAHMPSLVALASDHQLEALLDRTLPRNPETRALRLIEELHSQLLAPPQSPMDTTELAFSTSPPPSLNLNDTNLDNMEWLDLNVPESGGISAPGAIFSSEFLDSHDLHWD; from the exons ATGGCCTGCATCGAGGTCGAAACCCCAACCGTATGCAGGG tTCTGCAGCTCCGACTCCAGCAAAGACGCACACGAGAACAGCTGGTGGACCAGGGAATTATGCCGC CACTGAAGACTCCTGCTGCCTTTCATGAACAGATACGAAGCCTCGAGAGAGCCAGG ACGGAGAATTTCCTGAAGCACAAGATCAGTAGTAGACCGAAGCGTGCAGAGCTGGTCCGCATGCACATCCTGCAAG aGACCCAGGCCGAGCCGTCATTGCAGGCCACACAGATGAAGCTCAAAAGGGCTCGTCTGGCTGACGACCTCAATGAGAAGATTGCCCAGAGGCCTGGCCCTATGGAGTTGGTGGAGAAGAAAATCCTGCCTGTAGACTCCACTGTCAAGAAGACAATCATTG AAAGTGAGGTGAAGGACCAAAAGACCCCAGATGTTTATAACTTTGATGAGAACAGCAATGAAGCTTTGTCCCCAGATGATCCAACCAGTCAGGAATCTCAGTGCTCTGTCCCATCACCCAGAGAGGCCAAGCTGCCTGAGATTTCTTCTGCTACTCTGACCGCTGACTCCAACCTACAG TCCTGTCCACCTACGACCCAGAGCTCAGAGTTACTCAGTCAAACATCAGCCGAGGATCAGACAAACACTCAGCACATAACTCCTGCTCAGCCAGTCACCACTGTTCCTCCCCCAAAACCAGGCCATACTCTTGTGAAG CAAAGCCAGCCCAGGCTCCCTGGTGAGAAAAGCCGTAGCAAAAAGACCAAAGAACCCAAGCCAAGGGTAAAGAAGCTCAAATACCACCTGTATATCCCACCAGACCAAAAACAGGAGCTCAGTGAACCCCCTATGGACTCGACCTATGCACGACTGCttcagcaacagcagcagtttCTACACCTGCAAATCCTTAGCCAGCAACAACAGCACTACAACTACCAGACTATTCTACCTGCACCTGCATCGTTCAG GCCTTTGCCTAAGGTACAGAGCAGCTGTTCAAACGTGGCCATGGGAAACAGCCAAACTTTACTGCCCGGTGCTGCCTCTGGACTCGGGAATAACAGCACGAACAACCGTAAGCCTGGCTTTCTGCCTGCAAATCTAGATGAAATGAAG GTAGCCGAACTAAAAATCGAGCTAAAGCTGCGTGGTCTTCCTGTATCTGGCACTAAAACTGACCTTATAGAGAGGCTCAAGCCCCACCAGGGGAGCTACAAGGTCACCAGCACTCAGCAGACTGAGATGAATGGTGTCACGGCACCGCCGAGCAGTCAAAAGACAGAAAGCATAAGCATGACTCCTCCAGTGTCTCCTGTGCACTCAGAGGTTTCCACTGCCAGTATGGAGGAGTCCAGCGACAGCAAAGCATTGGCCGCTATATCTCCATCCATCATGAAGACAGAAGACACATCAATGGATGCAACAGTGCCTGATAAAGACCAGAGTCTGTATGAGAAGGAACGGCAGATAGAGGAGCTGATTCGCAAGCTGGAGCAGGAGCAGCGTCTGGTGGAGGAACTCAAGATGCAGCTAGAGGTGGAAAAGAGGAATCAACAGGGAGCACAGCAGCACGGTGAGCTTGAAACTCTCACCAGGATAAAAGAGGAGCATGATGTCTCCTCCAGCTGTAGCTCCATGGTGGAAAAGGAGGAGTTAAAGTCCCAGGGGCAGGTGCAGAACTTCTACATTGCTGTACAAGGAGTTCAGGCTTCACAGACCATCCTCGGCAATCAATCAGAGCAACACCTTCATCTTCCACAG ACACAGCCAGTTCTCCAAACCACAGTGTCTGTCTTAGCTCAAACCGAGAGTGCAGCATTTCAGCAGCCTGGAAATCCGACACAGAATGCACCTCAA ATAATATCCGTGTGCAGCACCTCAGGCTCAGGTCTTCAGCTGGGGCAAAAGCAGGAGCAGCAAAGATCTGAAGCGCTTCAGTCATGCTCACCTGGACACAGTCCTCCAAATGGATTCACCACCAAA CCAACTTCCCCCTGCCAGCCCACCTACATCCTTCCACCATCTCCATTCAGAAATCATCACAGCCCTAAGAACAAAGACCCTCCTCGCTACGAGGAGGCTGTCAAACAAACTAGAGCTCTTCAGGCTACAGTGCAG atCCCCACTGCGGTCAGTCAGCACATGGATGACTTGTTTGATGTCCTGATTGAGAGTGGAG AAATCTCTCCTCTGCTCCAACACGATGCTCTCTCTCCGGATAAACATCTGCCTGTGACAGCCAGTGTCACCACTCTCCCCATCAGCACTGCACTGTCTCGTCCTCCACCTCAGGTTCATGTAGCCCACATGCCCAGTCTGGTTGCACTGGCCTCAGATCACCAGCTGGAGGCGCTGCTGGACCGAACTCTGCCACGCAACCCTGAGACTCGTGCTCTCCGCCTCATCGAGGAACTGCACAGCCAGTTGTTGGCGCCACCCCAGTCGCCCATGGACACCACTGAGCTGGCGTTTTCCACCTCGCCACCTCCATCTCTCAACCTAAATGACACTAACCTGGACAACATGGAGTGGTTGGACCTGAATGTTCCAGAGTCAGGAGGTATCTCTGCACCAGGTGCCATCTTCTCATCAGAATTCCTAGACTCTCATGATTTGCATTGGGACTGA
- the mrtfbb gene encoding myocardin-related transcription factor B isoform X1 encodes MEPQRCLGKERDWDTLVQSPRSEDVTHDMEAISLQPSHSPPSIQQRKNVLQLRLQQRRTREQLVDQGIMPPLKTPAAFHEQIRSLERARTENFLKHKISSRPKRAELVRMHILQETQAEPSLQATQMKLKRARLADDLNEKIAQRPGPMELVEKKILPVDSTVKKTIIESEVKDQKTPDVYNFDENSNEALSPDDPTSQESQCSVPSPREAKLPEISSATLTADSNLQSCPPTTQSSELLSQTSAEDQTNTQHITPAQPVTTVPPPKPGHTLVKQSQPRLPGEKSRSKKTKEPKPRVKKLKYHLYIPPDQKQELSEPPMDSTYARLLQQQQQFLHLQILSQQQQHYNYQTILPAPASFRPLPKVQSSCSNVAMGNSQTLLPGAASGLGNNSTNNRKPGFLPANLDEMKVAELKIELKLRGLPVSGTKTDLIERLKPHQGSYKVTSTQQTEMNGVTAPPSSQKTESISMTPPVSPVHSEVSTASMEESSDSKALAAISPSIMKTEDTSMDATVPDKDQSLYEKERQIEELIRKLEQEQRLVEELKMQLEVEKRNQQGAQQHGELETLTRIKEEHDVSSSCSSMVEKEELKSQGQVQNFYIAVQGVQASQTILGNQSEQHLHLPQTQPVLQTTVSVLAQTESAAFQQPGNPTQNAPQIISVCSTSGSGLQLGQKQEQQRSEALQSCSPGHSPPNGFTTKPTSPCQPTYILPPSPFRNHHSPKNKDPPRYEEAVKQTRALQATVQIPTAVSQHMDDLFDVLIESGEISPLLQHDALSPDKHLPVTASVTTLPISTALSRPPPQVHVAHMPSLVALASDHQLEALLDRTLPRNPETRALRLIEELHSQLLAPPQSPMDTTELAFSTSPPPSLNLNDTNLDNMEWLDLNVPESGGISAPGAIFSSEFLDSHDLHWD; translated from the exons ATGGAGCCACAAAGGTGTCTGGGAAAGGAAAGGGATTGGGATACTCTGGTTCAGAGTCCAAGGAGTGAAGATGTGACCCATGACATGGAGGCAATATCGCTGCAGCCCAGTCATAGTCCTCCTTCTATTCAGCAGAggaagaacg tTCTGCAGCTCCGACTCCAGCAAAGACGCACACGAGAACAGCTGGTGGACCAGGGAATTATGCCGC CACTGAAGACTCCTGCTGCCTTTCATGAACAGATACGAAGCCTCGAGAGAGCCAGG ACGGAGAATTTCCTGAAGCACAAGATCAGTAGTAGACCGAAGCGTGCAGAGCTGGTCCGCATGCACATCCTGCAAG aGACCCAGGCCGAGCCGTCATTGCAGGCCACACAGATGAAGCTCAAAAGGGCTCGTCTGGCTGACGACCTCAATGAGAAGATTGCCCAGAGGCCTGGCCCTATGGAGTTGGTGGAGAAGAAAATCCTGCCTGTAGACTCCACTGTCAAGAAGACAATCATTG AAAGTGAGGTGAAGGACCAAAAGACCCCAGATGTTTATAACTTTGATGAGAACAGCAATGAAGCTTTGTCCCCAGATGATCCAACCAGTCAGGAATCTCAGTGCTCTGTCCCATCACCCAGAGAGGCCAAGCTGCCTGAGATTTCTTCTGCTACTCTGACCGCTGACTCCAACCTACAG TCCTGTCCACCTACGACCCAGAGCTCAGAGTTACTCAGTCAAACATCAGCCGAGGATCAGACAAACACTCAGCACATAACTCCTGCTCAGCCAGTCACCACTGTTCCTCCCCCAAAACCAGGCCATACTCTTGTGAAG CAAAGCCAGCCCAGGCTCCCTGGTGAGAAAAGCCGTAGCAAAAAGACCAAAGAACCCAAGCCAAGGGTAAAGAAGCTCAAATACCACCTGTATATCCCACCAGACCAAAAACAGGAGCTCAGTGAACCCCCTATGGACTCGACCTATGCACGACTGCttcagcaacagcagcagtttCTACACCTGCAAATCCTTAGCCAGCAACAACAGCACTACAACTACCAGACTATTCTACCTGCACCTGCATCGTTCAG GCCTTTGCCTAAGGTACAGAGCAGCTGTTCAAACGTGGCCATGGGAAACAGCCAAACTTTACTGCCCGGTGCTGCCTCTGGACTCGGGAATAACAGCACGAACAACCGTAAGCCTGGCTTTCTGCCTGCAAATCTAGATGAAATGAAG GTAGCCGAACTAAAAATCGAGCTAAAGCTGCGTGGTCTTCCTGTATCTGGCACTAAAACTGACCTTATAGAGAGGCTCAAGCCCCACCAGGGGAGCTACAAGGTCACCAGCACTCAGCAGACTGAGATGAATGGTGTCACGGCACCGCCGAGCAGTCAAAAGACAGAAAGCATAAGCATGACTCCTCCAGTGTCTCCTGTGCACTCAGAGGTTTCCACTGCCAGTATGGAGGAGTCCAGCGACAGCAAAGCATTGGCCGCTATATCTCCATCCATCATGAAGACAGAAGACACATCAATGGATGCAACAGTGCCTGATAAAGACCAGAGTCTGTATGAGAAGGAACGGCAGATAGAGGAGCTGATTCGCAAGCTGGAGCAGGAGCAGCGTCTGGTGGAGGAACTCAAGATGCAGCTAGAGGTGGAAAAGAGGAATCAACAGGGAGCACAGCAGCACGGTGAGCTTGAAACTCTCACCAGGATAAAAGAGGAGCATGATGTCTCCTCCAGCTGTAGCTCCATGGTGGAAAAGGAGGAGTTAAAGTCCCAGGGGCAGGTGCAGAACTTCTACATTGCTGTACAAGGAGTTCAGGCTTCACAGACCATCCTCGGCAATCAATCAGAGCAACACCTTCATCTTCCACAG ACACAGCCAGTTCTCCAAACCACAGTGTCTGTCTTAGCTCAAACCGAGAGTGCAGCATTTCAGCAGCCTGGAAATCCGACACAGAATGCACCTCAA ATAATATCCGTGTGCAGCACCTCAGGCTCAGGTCTTCAGCTGGGGCAAAAGCAGGAGCAGCAAAGATCTGAAGCGCTTCAGTCATGCTCACCTGGACACAGTCCTCCAAATGGATTCACCACCAAA CCAACTTCCCCCTGCCAGCCCACCTACATCCTTCCACCATCTCCATTCAGAAATCATCACAGCCCTAAGAACAAAGACCCTCCTCGCTACGAGGAGGCTGTCAAACAAACTAGAGCTCTTCAGGCTACAGTGCAG atCCCCACTGCGGTCAGTCAGCACATGGATGACTTGTTTGATGTCCTGATTGAGAGTGGAG AAATCTCTCCTCTGCTCCAACACGATGCTCTCTCTCCGGATAAACATCTGCCTGTGACAGCCAGTGTCACCACTCTCCCCATCAGCACTGCACTGTCTCGTCCTCCACCTCAGGTTCATGTAGCCCACATGCCCAGTCTGGTTGCACTGGCCTCAGATCACCAGCTGGAGGCGCTGCTGGACCGAACTCTGCCACGCAACCCTGAGACTCGTGCTCTCCGCCTCATCGAGGAACTGCACAGCCAGTTGTTGGCGCCACCCCAGTCGCCCATGGACACCACTGAGCTGGCGTTTTCCACCTCGCCACCTCCATCTCTCAACCTAAATGACACTAACCTGGACAACATGGAGTGGTTGGACCTGAATGTTCCAGAGTCAGGAGGTATCTCTGCACCAGGTGCCATCTTCTCATCAGAATTCCTAGACTCTCATGATTTGCATTGGGACTGA